The Rattus rattus isolate New Zealand chromosome 8, Rrattus_CSIRO_v1, whole genome shotgun sequence genome contains the following window.
CTGGTGATTGGAAACAATTAACATTGTTGTGAGCTATACCTCTTTGGTAAGAGACGATAATGAGGTTTATTCCAATCCCATCTTGTCGTGCATTGGTACTGAAGACATGGTGATCTGGAGTGTTTAAAACCATTTTTTCAGTTCCTGTCAGTAGACTCTGACTTTACAGCAGCTGGAACCCGAGGCCTTCTGTCTGGGACTCCCCATGTAATTGATGAGTTTTGAGAGAAGCATCAGTTACCCTTTTTGTGTTTCTACCACATGTGAGCATTGGCTAGTCTCCTGAGACGCTGTGATCTGCGTGCTCCCATGTTCACCCCATGTTAACCAACAAGTATTTATCAGAGACTTACTTGCCCGTCACAGGGTGGGTCCCTGCTGTCACTGTGCTTTGTGTGGATTCTTTTTGCCCAAAGATTTCTAAAATGTTACTTAAAATCCAGTATGTACTTCAATATgctaaatgtttgttttcttcagaacACACAACTTCCTCTTCGGTGTCCAAGAAGCCCCGCTTAGACCAGATTCCTGCTGCCAACCTTGATGCTGACGATCCTCTCACAGATGTACGTGTTTtaggtttgggtttgggttagcttgtgtttatttgtttgcttgtttcaagCCCCCTCAGTGCTGGAACTGTGGGCCTCTGCCATTGGGCACAGCATATcatattttcctgaaaaaaaattttaatacattttggcTTTATGTTATTGAAATATATCACTGACCTCAACTTTGAagtttatattgtttttaaaacatcaagtATTCTTCTGTGTCAAGGACTTCTAGGACAGGTTTAATCCGGAGGGCTGTGTGGAAGCAGTCAGTGAAAAAGGATATGCCCACCCCTGACAGTATTGTCAGTGGTGCAGGAGGTTAGCCTGCCTTGCTTGAACTGCACAGGACACTGTCAGGATGAGTGCCCTGTGAATAGCATCATTGAGCATTCTACCCAGGGCTGCCCTTTACTTTCCTTAGATAGGATGCCTTTTTAGACACATAGCGCTCAGAGACCCCTTAGTGATTAGAGAGGCAAGCAGTCGAAGCAGATAGAACTCGAGCATTCACTGGGACACACTGCCATCTTTCTGTTGTCTGTGGCTGAGTCTGGTCTACTAATCACAGCCTTCCTGCCTcgtacctcagcctcctgagtagtcTGCTACACCTGACTAACAGCATCAACTGAGCTACCTGAGTGGCCTTCCTTGAGTAGTATCGAATTGCATATATGTCAGCAATTAGAGCTGACTGATGAGTCATTAAAATGAGAAAGTTTACAGTAAGTGGAATTCAGTTTTTCATTCCAGATATTTCTGTCGGAATCTTAGTACCCGTTTTTGCACATTTGCACTTGCTAACTTTAGTCATTTTGAGCTATGTGAAATTACTTTAACTCTTTAGGGGTAAGACACTGAAGATAGTAATGTACTTTAGTGTGAAGCATTGCTTGTTTTAGAacatcccatttgaaaatgctttttgGCCATCTAAATATGAAAGGTACTTTATCAGGGGTTGACATTTTATTAAGCATTTATAATTTTtggttgggttttatttattatatttgtattgGTTATATCTTCCGGTATGTTTCCCTTTAAATTTGTTCCAAAGACTTGGTGAGTACAGTTTCTATGAGAAAAGTAAATGAcgtatgttttctttctgctattCCTGGTCCCCTTGACCTGTcacaggaggaagatgaggatttTGAAGAGGAAAGCGATGACGATGACACTGCAGCTCTTCTTGCAGAGCTAGAAAAGAtcaagaaggagagagctgaagaGCAGGCCAGAAAGGTAGTGTTGCTATTCACACCACACCATCACGTTCTAAACCGTGTCTAAATGTTCTAACACCTGGAGATCTGTCTTCTTAAAATGGCATTCTCAGGCTCCTAATTATATGGGACATTTCTTTCAGATAGTTCAGATAGAACTATGATGCTCAACTTGtttaaaagcaaatgaataaatgctGATTTCCTAATTAAATGCCAGAATTAAAGATAGTCTAcagcaatggttctcagccttcctaatgctgcaactctttaatacagttcctcatgctatggtAACTCCCAACATAACATTACatggttgctacttcataactaactTCATGCTTcacatatctgtgttttccaattgTCACaggcaactcctgtgaaagggttatttaaTCCCCAAagagtcatgacccacagttgagaactgctggtctacgTGGTTTATAAagattctctttctgtctccttgtctcctgCCTACTTTGAGACatttgtgtctcaaaaaaaaaaaaaaaaaagggagggagttAGTTCTATATAGTCCAGGGCAAGACACCCAACCTATTTGCATAGCCACAATATCTTCAACTACACAATGGGGAAAAATAACATTGAActgaaaagaaatcaagagaatACGCTAGATCCTAGTGTTGAAAGCTCAGGCAGGTTttgcagtttgaggccagcctgggctatagattAAGACTGCCTCAGGAAAGTTGAAGGTGTAGAGTACCAGGTTTGTAGAGCAATGCTTAGGACATGAAGGCTTTATTCTAAAGGATTCATGGAGCTCCTTCGTGTGTGCAgggttgattgcttttggtaaaagtAGAGAGGTTAGAAAAAGTTTGAGACTGTGTTAGTAATCCTCATATGCAATGAAATGAACTATAATCTGCATGgtaagagctagagagatggctcagttattaagagcactgaccgctcttgcagaggacccaggtccaattcccagcatgtacatggtggctcataaccacctgtaactccagttctcagGGATCTGACTCCTTTCTGGTCTCCTTAGTCACCAAgcatgtgtgtgatgcatatacctacttgcaggcaaaataccacaaaataaacatttaaaaaaaattgaaaatgagaGAGGCAAACAGATGTTGGTAACGCTGTGTGGAAGGTAAGTACGTGACTATTGGTTGTGGCAGCAGAAATGACCTCCATTGGGCTGATAGACGGAAagtagagagtgagagagtggcGATGAGTTTTATCTTCACACAAAGCATCAAGTTAGAGGCCTCTGCTCCGTATTCAAGCAAAGAACCACAGCCTTTGCTGTGGGCTTTGGTATAAGGTTTTATTTGAGCCAAGAATAAAAACCTTCAGGGAAAGGCGCTCTCATGGGCCAGTGCTAAGCATCTAGGGAGGTAAGGTTCATGTTAATTAGAAGGGTCAAGGAAGAATTCAGAAAAAGACTAGATAGGctttggagactgaactcagattggaagaaaatataataattctCATTAACAGTCCTCATAAACTTTGGTCTATAGAGAAAAGCTAATAGATGCCTAAACTGTCTGCAGTTTTCTGGTTGACACCCAGGGGACAGATAGATGCACTTTTTAAGGTCTTAAGAGTTCCTGGCATTTCATCTAATTTCTGTATAGAATGTGCTGGTATTTCTTGGAATTGAGTGACAGCTTcacttcttcccccccccccccggagctggggaccgaacccagggccttgcgctcactaggcaagcgctctaccgctgagctaaatccctaaccgaCAGCTTCACTTCTTttgtccctgccttcctttcttagCTGCTTTATGAAGGTCTTacagtagcattttttttttttttaagatttatttattcttatgtctatgagtacactgcagttgttttcagacaccagaagagggcatcagatcccattccagatggttgtgaacgaccatgtggttgctgggatttgaactcgggacctctggaagaacagccagtgctcttaaccactgagccatctctccagccccttacagTAGCATTTTGAAGCTAAGGAGCCAGTGTATAGATGAGCACACTTGCTGTGAGGACCAGACAATAACTGATCTTACATGGCTGACCACCGCATCTGTTCTACACTATTCCAGGGCAGAAGTGGGTACGGTGCCTATATAAATAGGGTGACCATGTTTCCAAAGATCTAATTCTCGAGTGTGGAGGCGGGAGTGTGGATCTGACCCACAGGCTATCTGACCATTAGGCATAGGCCTGGTAGCCGAGCAGGGAAAAAGGGTTGCCTTTTCCCCCAGTGCTGTGTGTTAAGTGTGAGTGGGCACGCTCCTGGTTTTGTGGcatcttttgaaatttttatttatttttgctggaTTCGGGGGtagatgcatgcacatacatggagATTAGAAGACCCATGGTTTGGTAACTGAACCTGGGGTTGAATTCAGGCTATGGCTTACTGACGAGCACTGCTATTTGCTGAGCCACCTCAgtgctctcttccccaccccggtAAGCTTAAAAGCTGCTGATCCTAATTGTAATAGAAAGTTCCCGACTTTGAGATCTCTGCAGTAACCTAAAAGGTTTTCCCACAAGTGACGTACTTTTCACCTACCAGTTACTCGTCCTGGTAAAAGTGAAATCCACTGTTCACATttgcatattaaaataaagtatCAGGAACCTATATGGGAATAAGGTTCATTTTAAAGTGACTTCTAGAGAGACTCTTTCTTCTTGATCTATTAGGTCATCGATTTCTGTCATCCCCAAAGCACAACAAAGTAGGATTGATATTTGATTTAAGTTATGTTAACAGATAACTACAAAAATTACAGGtaagaattttagaattttggGTTTCTAAGTCTTAAAATGAAATGGAGTGATTTGAGTTTAAGGAAGCTGATGTTAAAATCGAGTGAAGAAAATGATctagacatggtggctcacacctctaatccccACACTTCATTGGCTAAGGCAGAAAAATGTCGCATTGAAGGTCAAACTGAACTAGTATTGAAAACTtgtgtctttaaaacaaatggaGAGTGGGCAAGATGGCCTAGACAGTGAGAACGGATTTCTGCGAGTTGTCCCCTGCCCTCCATTGTACTATGGAacccatatgcatgcatacacgctAATATATACAGAAATGCTTTGTTAAAATATAGACAGTATTGTAAGTATAAAGAAAGTATATAGGAAAAGTATAACAGAACCCGGTAACCATAAAGCATGAGAAGAGAAGGTATTTATGTAAATTAGTGGAAGTGCAATTACTAGACTGTAACCATCTTTTATAAGGTAGCTTGTCTGCTAATAACCAATCAGTCCTAGAGATGGAAACTTACATGGTTAGTAACTCAGAATTACATTATGTTGTCTGTAGCCCTTACAGAGTGAGACAATAACCTTGCTAAACTGTTCTTCAGTAATATGTTCttaaattatgtttattaatATATTCTTAAATTAATCTGTATAAACATCTCAGCTTTTCATAGTTTAGAGAGGCTAATGCCTATGTTGGCAAGGACAAGATACttataataaaaatggcaaagTACTCAACTTTTATAAATAAGATTTTTCTGGCATTTATCACGAATCAAAAAGCGGAGTGagtcagtggtaaagtgcttttCTAGCATTACCAGGCCCTGGACCCCATCCCTAGCACTGCAAAACTGGGCATGCTTTTGCACACCTGCAATGCACTCAGAAGTTGGATCAGAAGGTCAGGGTCATCCCCTGCTCCTAGGAAGTCCTACACCAGCTTGGGCTGCTGGAGACCCTGTCgtttaaaaaaggagaaggaaaaccaCCCCTTCACCCTATGCCGTCTGACTTCATCTGTGGGCTAATCTAAGACAGTTGGACTGGAGTGAGCAACTGGGTCTTCCTCTGTCGTTGACAGGAGCAAGAAcaaaaagcagaggaagagagaattcGCATGGAAAACATTCTGAGTGGAAACCCTCTCCTGAATCTCACGGGCCCGTCCCAGCCTCAGGCCAACTTCAAGGTTAAAAGAAGGTACTAAAAGTAATgcttgttgtatgtgtgtggactgTGGTTAGGGCTGCGTGTGTTAGATAACGCTTCTAGGACCCCACCTCCTATTGATAACCTTCCCAGTTAAAGACTCTACAGTAAGGGAAGATGGAAAGAAGTGGAGTGACTTCTAAATGAGAGAGCCACAGTGATGAAGCTAGCCCTTGACCGTAGGTACAAAACTGCATCTGagatgtgggtgttggggtcCCCAAGACCACCCCTCACAATTCAGTTCTAGAAGGATTTGGGGGACTTGGTATGGCCATATTCATGTTTGATATTATAAGACACACAGATTATACACTTGTAAATCTTCATAGATATACATCCAAGTCACAAGGTGGAAAGATAGAGGCTTCCTTAAACTCCTGTTCCCTGTAAGAGGTCACTGAACAGTGAAACCGAGGTTGACACTCAGTGTTCAAGGGAGTGGTCCTGGAGGAACTTGTGCTGGGCGGAAGTCAGGTTAGTTGTGTACTGGAGGCACAGTGCTGACTAACCAAAGCTAAGTTAGAGTCAGGGCCCTAGAGGGGGATGAGGGGGCCTCACAGGAGCTGCTGTAGCAGGggcattgtgtgtgtgggtgtgaagtGCCTAACCTCACATCTATCCCTGCTCACctccccagttcctcctcccctccctcaccacCCTTCATGAGCAAAGCGCACATCCAGCCTCTTCTCATCCCAGAGCCATGGTTCTTTTAAAGTCATAGAAACAGCTGTTTTTCCCTAAACTCCTTGGCTTCTTTACTCCATCACAGTAAATGTATAGCCCTTGTAGTGACCTCTACAGCTAAAAACACATATTCTCTAAGGCAGTAGTACAGGCAAGGAGATGTTTGGTGACAACCTGCCGGTTATCAGAGCCGGTCTCTAAGCATTTGACCTGAGCAGTTGCCAGGCAGGAATGAGGATGAGTGTGGCTTATGCTGactgaaagaggaaacaggatTCAGGCATTGTAGGTTTGGAATACTCTGTACATCTGAATCTAGCCTGTGTGTCTCCAGAGCTTCTCTGAGCTGGAAATAATGCATCTGGGAGTTGCCAGCATGGGCAGAGAGAAGTGAAAAGATAGTGTCAGTACCTGGAGTGGTGCCCAGTCTAAGTGCATAGTAAATGCATAATGAATAGTATTTGAACTTAAGGTCTTAGACTGAGACTAAGCAGCCAGAGAGGAGGACAGCCAGAGGTTCACAtaggagtgggagaggagaagagggatggTCTAGGGATAGTGATGTAAGTGCTGGGAGTGAGCACCATATCTTAGCGTTGCAGGGGGGCAGGGCAGTTGGGTGTGGGAAATGAGGGAGTAAGTTAATAGAAACTATCAATTGCATGTTGAATATGAAACAAGCATTTGTAGGTTCAGGAGTAACTGCCCCTGTCACACTGTCAAgttcagctttgtgtgtgtgtgcactacatCAAGACAAGTTTACTGACATAGTTCCCACAAGTGGACATAGCTTTGCTCATTTCCCTTGGGCAGCTTCTCCTGTTAAGCATGCaccagcacatacatgcatgttacATAGGCTGTGTCCAATGCATGTTTGCgagtgtctttgctgtatgtgaGGGCGTATGTTCACAGAGGAGGTGATGGCTTTGATGTATGTACTTTCTGTAACACTACCTATGGGTGTGTTTAATGTTTTCTGAAATGTGCCCTACTCTGAGCACTTGAGCAGGCTTGGGATAATCTATAAGTCTTCCTTGTTCCATTCCTGTAGTGCCTCCTTGCGTCATGATGTGTGTCATGGTGGGTATAACTGATGAGAAGAATGTATGAAACTTTACAAAGCATGACAAACAGATCCCTTACTGTCTGATGATATCTGGATTAGGACACTGGCCCTGCCTCTGGGTTTTAAATCTGAAAATGCCACACCTTTACCTAAGCCCAATCTGTGAGTCTCTCTTGTAACTCAGACCGGCTCTACTAGAGCAGTGGTGTGTGCTCTGAGTAGGGAtgtcctgctgctgtgacagCCTAGTGCAGTGAGCAGGCTGCTGCAGTGACAGCCTAGTGCAGTGAGCAGGCTGCTGCTGTGACAGCCTAGCGCAGTGAGCAGGCTGCTGCAGTGACAGCCTAGTGCAGTGAGCAGGCTGCTGCAGTGACAGCCTAGCGCAGTGAGCAGGCTGCTGCTGTGACAGCCTAGCGCAGTGAGCAGGCTGCTGTGACAGCCTAGCGCAGTGAGCAGGCTGCTGCTGTGCTGTCGGGTGTGCTGAGTACCTGTGCTGACTTACAGTCTGTCCTGTTCTCGCCTCCTGATAGAACTGTAACCACTTTGttctctgtttttcctctttaggTGGGACGATGATGTTGTTTTTAAGAACTGTGCAAAGGGTATAGATgatcaaaagaaagacaaaagatttGTAAACGATACGCTGCGATCTGAATTTCACAAAAAGTTCATGGAGAAATATATCAAGTAGTACAGTTTTATGTGCTTAA
Protein-coding sequences here:
- the Cwc15 gene encoding spliceosome-associated protein CWC15 homolog, with protein sequence MTTAARPTFEPARGGRGKGEGDLSQLSKQYSSRDLPSHTKIKYRQTTQDAPEEVRNRDFRRELEERERAAAREKNRDRPTREHTTSSSVSKKPRLDQIPAANLDADDPLTDEEDEDFEEESDDDDTAALLAELEKIKKERAEEQARKEQEQKAEEERIRMENILSGNPLLNLTGPSQPQANFKVKRRWDDDVVFKNCAKGIDDQKKDKRFVNDTLRSEFHKKFMEKYIK